The following proteins are co-located in the Vigna angularis cultivar LongXiaoDou No.4 chromosome 2, ASM1680809v1, whole genome shotgun sequence genome:
- the LOC128195564 gene encoding uncharacterized mitochondrial protein AtMg00810-like, whose product MTTIRLFFAMAAIRHWPLHQLDIKNAFLHGDLEEEVYMEQPPGFVAQGESGMVCKLHRSLYGLKQSPRAWFGKFSSIVQKFGLKRSEANHSVFYCHSSLGKCVYLIVYVDDIVITGNDVVGISQLKEYLCRHFQTKDLGSLKYFLGIEVAQSKDGVVISQRKYALDILQETGMIDCRPVDSPMDPNQKLRTEEGELFSDPERYRRLVGKLIYLTITRPDLSFAVGVVSQFMQAPCIDHWNALIRILRYVKKAPGQGLLYEDKGSIQVSGYCDADWAGSPIDRRSTTGYCVFLGGNIISWKSKKQNVVARSTAEAEYRAMASLTCELIWVKQFLQEVKFCDIHIMKMYCDNQAALHIASNPVFHERTKHIEIDCHFVREKLLTKKICTEFIGSNDQLADVLTKSLRGPRIEFICSKLGTYNLYAPA is encoded by the coding sequence atgactactattcgtctcttctttgccatggcagccattcgtcactggccacttcatcaattggatatcaagaatgccttcctacatggtgatcttgaggaagaagtttatatggagcaacctcctgggtttgttgctcagggggagtctggtatggtatgcaaattgcatcgatctctatatggcctcaagcaatccccgcgtgcttggtttggaaagtttagctccattgttcaaaaatttgggctaaaacgcagtgaagcaaaccattcagttttttattgtcattcttctctcgggaaatgtgtttacttaatagtatatgttgatgatattgtcattacaggaaatgatgttgttggaatatctcaactaaaagagtacttgtgtagacattttcaaaccaaggatcttggaagtctcaaatactttttaggcattgaagtagcgcaatcaaaagatggagttgtaatctcccaaaggaagtatgctcttgatatattacaagaaacaggcatgattgattgtagaccggtagacagtcccatggacccaaaccagaaattaaggacagaagaaggtgaattattctccgatccagagaggtataggaggctggttggaaaactgatttatctcactattacaaggccagatctatcctttgcagttggagtggttagtcagttcatgcaggctccatgtattgaccattggaatgctctcattcgcattctaaggtatgtaaagaaggctcccgggcaaggattgttatatgaagataaaggaagcattcaggtctctgggtattgtgatgcagattgggcaggttcacctattgatagacggtctactacaggatattgtgtttttctgggaggaaacattatttcatggaaaagtaagaaacagaatgtagtagctcgatcaactgcggaagccgagtatagggcaatggcatcactaacatgtgaacttatatgggtgaaacaattccttcaagaggttaaattttgtgacatccatattatgaagatgtattgcgacaatcaagctgctctccacattgcatcaaatccagtgtttcacgagaggactaaacatatagaaattgattgtcattttgttcgtgaaaagttgttaaccaaaaaaatatgtactgagtttattgggtcaaacgatcaactcgcagatgtattgaccaagtcattaaggggtcctcggattgagtttatttgttccaagcttggtacatacaatttgtatgctccagcttga
- the LOC108329152 gene encoding uncharacterized protein LOC108329152 isoform X1 — translation MEALKSCYGDGSSDSDSESVPSAPTSAPSAVFTPLPPPPISLLDPSAFLDLQTGQTTRVRSFPHVDGNYALHIYIPINISSPSKKELSAFLKKVSSREPNLYVVDVDVPLNVLCKNDDKLEQVALGREFHISLGRTVPIRVHQIDSVISMLKQKLQIQRHRFWIDFNKWEVFVNDDHTRTFLSVEVVQGGLIEISKQIEAVNTVYRLHNLPEFYKDPRPHISLAWALGDISHSLKKVVDEEMKCAVGKSFKSIFSCKFKGIECKIGKKAYAICKIPDGQ, via the exons ATGGAGGCACTGAAATCATGTTATGGGGATGGATCTTCTGATTCGGATTCTGAATCTGTACCGTCAGCTCCAACCTCTGCTCCCTCGGCTGTATTTACACCCCTGCCACCACCTCCTATCTCTCTCCTTGACCCATCAGCATTTCTTG ATCTGCAGACAGGTCAGACAACAAGAGTTAGGAGCTTCCCTCATGTCGATGGTAACTATGCCTTGCATATTTACATACCAA TTAACATTTCATCTCCATCGAAGAAAGAACTATCTGCTTTCTTGAAAAAAGTTTCATCCCGGGAACCAAATCtttatgttgttgatgttgatgtCCCATTAAACGTGCTCTGCAAAAATGACGACAAGCTCGAACAAGTTGCCTTAGGAAGAGAATTTCATATAAGTTTGGGAAGAACTGTTCCAATACGAGTGCACCAGATTGACTCAGTGATCTCAATGCTGAAACAGAAGCTTCAAATTCAGCGCCA tAGGTTTTGGATAGACTTTAACAAGTGGGAGGTTTTTGTTAATGATGATCACACTCGCACCTTTCTCTCAGTAGAAGTTGTTCAAGGAGGGTTAATAGAG ATTTCAAAGCAAATCGAAGCAGTCAATACAGTTTACAGACTTCATAATCTTCCCGAGTTTTACAAG GATCCTCGTCCGCACATATCCTTAGCATGGGCACTGGGTGACATTTCCCATTCACTGAAGAAAGTTGTCGACGAGGAAATGAAGTGCGCTGTGGGAAAATCTTTCAAGAGTATTTTTAGCTGTAAATTCAAAGGTATTGAATGTAAGATTGGCAAGAAAGCATATGCAATATGCAAAATTCCTGATGGACAGTAA
- the LOC108329152 gene encoding uncharacterized protein LOC108329152 isoform X2: protein MEALKSCYGDGSSDSDSESVPSAPTSAPSAVFTPLPPPPISLLDPSAFLDLQTGQTTRVRSFPHVDGNYALHIYIPINISSPSKKELSAFLKKVSSREPNLYVVDVDVPLNVLCKNDDKLEQVALGREFHISLGRTVPIRVHQIDSVISMLKQKLQIQRQFWIDFNKWEVFVNDDHTRTFLSVEVVQGGLIEISKQIEAVNTVYRLHNLPEFYKDPRPHISLAWALGDISHSLKKVVDEEMKCAVGKSFKSIFSCKFKGIECKIGKKAYAICKIPDGQ from the exons ATGGAGGCACTGAAATCATGTTATGGGGATGGATCTTCTGATTCGGATTCTGAATCTGTACCGTCAGCTCCAACCTCTGCTCCCTCGGCTGTATTTACACCCCTGCCACCACCTCCTATCTCTCTCCTTGACCCATCAGCATTTCTTG ATCTGCAGACAGGTCAGACAACAAGAGTTAGGAGCTTCCCTCATGTCGATGGTAACTATGCCTTGCATATTTACATACCAA TTAACATTTCATCTCCATCGAAGAAAGAACTATCTGCTTTCTTGAAAAAAGTTTCATCCCGGGAACCAAATCtttatgttgttgatgttgatgtCCCATTAAACGTGCTCTGCAAAAATGACGACAAGCTCGAACAAGTTGCCTTAGGAAGAGAATTTCATATAAGTTTGGGAAGAACTGTTCCAATACGAGTGCACCAGATTGACTCAGTGATCTCAATGCTGAAACAGAAGCTTCAAATTCAGCGCCA GTTTTGGATAGACTTTAACAAGTGGGAGGTTTTTGTTAATGATGATCACACTCGCACCTTTCTCTCAGTAGAAGTTGTTCAAGGAGGGTTAATAGAG ATTTCAAAGCAAATCGAAGCAGTCAATACAGTTTACAGACTTCATAATCTTCCCGAGTTTTACAAG GATCCTCGTCCGCACATATCCTTAGCATGGGCACTGGGTGACATTTCCCATTCACTGAAGAAAGTTGTCGACGAGGAAATGAAGTGCGCTGTGGGAAAATCTTTCAAGAGTATTTTTAGCTGTAAATTCAAAGGTATTGAATGTAAGATTGGCAAGAAAGCATATGCAATATGCAAAATTCCTGATGGACAGTAA